A region of the Aphelocoma coerulescens isolate FSJ_1873_10779 chromosome 1, UR_Acoe_1.0, whole genome shotgun sequence genome:
GGCTCATTTTTATTCAACagctttttatgttttacatttGGGTAAAACGCTGATGACTTTGGGTTCTTCCTCTTTGAGTTTTAGAATCTCTGGATCTTAAAGCAGCCACAATTTGTGGTTTGGGGTTATTTCCTCCTCACCTCCCCCCATTAACTACAacggttaaaaaaaaattctcaggtGAAAGCTAATATCCTGACACATAGGTCAACAAACAGTGGATTTTTAGAAAACACACTAAGGTCAGAAAAGGACACACAGAGGAGTAAAATATAATTCAGATCACTACAGGAACAGAAATATcaacaaatatattttcaaatacaTTAATGGCAAAAGGCAATGTAGAAATAACATCAGGCCAATACAGGATGAGGTGTCCTTGcaaacagagacagagacaAGGCAGAGGTGTTTAGTGTGTTCTACGCCTCCACGTTCAACACTGATGACAGAGGCAGGTCTCAGTGCTCTGAGCTGGATGACCGTGACTGCAAGAAAGATAAACTCTCAGCTGTTCCTGAACTTATGTGGGATTTactgctccagctggatcccAAAAATCTATGGAGTCTGATGGGATTCATTGGAGAATCCTCAAAGAGCTGGCTGATATTGCAAAGTCTTTCTTGATGATTTTTGAGCAGTCTTGGGAATCCAGAGAGGTCCCATCTGACTGGAAGCTGGTGAACGTTGTCCCAGTTTTCAAGAAGGGTAAGAAGGAGGACCCTGGAAACTACAAGTGAGATATGAGTCCCACTTCAGTGCCCAGTAAAATCATAGAAAAGATTATTCTGGGAGGTACTGAAAAACACCTGGAAGACAATGAAGTCTTTGGTCACAGCCGGAGCGGCTTCTTCTTTGTTAAACGTGACCTCCTTCTATGACAGGATAATCCACTTAACtgatcaagggaagccagtAAATACAATCTTCTTGGACTTAagcaaagcttttgatactgtctctcacaggatccttctggacaaaatgtccagcacacagctggatgaACACACCATGAGATCAGTGGACAGCTGGCTCACGggtcaggcacaaagggttacCATGAATGGGGTGACATTGGACTGGTGACCTGTCACTAGtctgtcactagtggggttcctCAGGGCTCCATCTTAGGCCTCATGCTCTTCAACATATTGAGTAATGACCTGGgtgcaggactggaagggatactAAGCAAGTTTTCTGATGACACTAAACTAGGAGGAGCTGTTAAATCCCTCCCACCCCAGGAGCAGGCACTCGGGCATAGCTGTAGATGGAAAAGCTCAGGGCAGTGTGAGCTGTGGCCATGGCAGGGTTCCTGGACAATTTCCGCTGGCCGGAGTGCGAGCGCATCGACTGGAGTGAGTGCTGCAATGCCATCGCCTCCATCGTGGCTGGGGTGCTGTTTTTCCCAGGCTGGTGGATCATGATCGACGTTGCCGTGGTTTATCCCAAGCTGGAGCAGCTGAACCACGCCTTCCACACCTGTGGGGTCTTCTCCACGCTGGCCTTCTTCATGATAAATCCTGTATCAAATGAACAGGTGAGAGGAGACAGCTACAGTGATGGATGCTTAGGAAGAACAGGGGCTCAGATCTGGCTCTTCATCGGCTTCATGTTGATGTTTGGATCACTCattgcttccatgtggatcctCTTTGGAGCATACGTTACACAGAACACTAACGTGTACCCTGGATTAGCAGTGTTTTTCCAGAATGCATTAATATTTTTCAGCACTCTACAAGTTTGGGAGAACAGAAGAAGTGTGGGGCTGAGCTCACTCCTGGTCTGGTCCATAGTTGCCATGTGGTTCTTGTATGTAGATAAATTCACAGTCCTTTGTTCTTGGTTTCCTTCCCAAACTGTTGGAACTGAGACAATTCCAGGCCCTGCCTGAAGCTCCTCTTTTCCCAGGACACACTTGTGAATACGTACCTAGGACTGTGTATATTTCAAAGGGAATGGCAGGCTGCCAGGCTTTCCTTCTGGAATCTCCAGGCTTTCTCCTTCAAATCCATGGCTTTCCATCAGTTTCATCTTCCAAACCTTCACCTGTGTCCGAGGCTTCAGTGAACAATTAGTGAGCAAACAGGACAGAGGCCATCCCTGGACCACGTGCAGAATGCAGCACCTGCCCTTCTTAGACTTCATGTGGTTGGCTATTGCCCAGTTCTCTGATTTgtcgaggtctctctgcagggatATCAGGAAGAGGTTTTTCATCTAGAGGGTGGCTGAGCACTGTAACAGGCTCCCCAAGGAAATATTCAGAGCATCAAGTGTGTCTGAtttcaagatgcatttggacaatactctAAGGCACATGGTGTAATTCCTGGGGTGTCCtgtccagggccaggagttggactcaatgatcctgatggatcccttccaaagcagaatattctgtgattctatgaaataatgGTGGGACAAACTAAGGCAGAAAGAACCTGTATACAGGAATGGCATGGCACTCTGCCCTGAgattttctgaagacaaagcaCATGACAGCGTCAAACATACCATCTCATATGAAAAGCGTTTTCAAGTGGAAAGAACTTTAAGTTTTATAgtgatttaataaaaaaatatcttgGAAATTTGGTTCTTGACTAAATAAAAAATGGCACACCAGTCTCTAGGACAAGAGCCACCATGCGCATCTCAAAACATTTAAGCTTTAGAAGACTGAAGTCCTTAGAGGAGTGTTACACCCTGATTGAAACAGGAAGATTGGTTATTCAAGCTGTAAGTAAGCATAGCCCATCCATAACCAATGGCACAGGGTCTGGATGAAACCCCTAGTTTCCATGAAAAGTGTAATTGGATAGTATCACTACTGGAGACATTTAGGCACCATGTGATATATGAATCATAGGTTCTACCACACAAAAGTGATACAAAACACTGAAGACTTGAATTTCCCCTTTCCAACAGTAACCTTTGCTGGATTAGAGAaagcatttgcatttttttctcttaattcttcttccttttctataGTTTCCCGCCTAATTGCTTTACCAGGTTGGTTGTCACCAAGGATTTAAAAAACATACTCAGAGGCTTACAGGCAGAATCTGTCGACAGCTGTCATTGATATGTATGAGCAACCTATATGCAGAGAATAAGAGATCTATAAAGGTGTTTAGTGTCTTGGAAATGCAGAATAAGCAAGGCCAGAAATAACGAGGTACTCTCTGAAGCTAAAGATGGGAGAGCATCATGGCTACGTTCCGAACAAGGAAGAAGCTAAACATTGGAGAATACAAGATGCAAGgctattttgctttgttttattttaaacagagaCTTTGTCTTTGCAGAGTTTCTTAAAATTTGGTGAAAGAGCATAGTAAGATTTGATACGAAAAGACATTCCCTGCCTAATTCACATTCTCTGCTTTCTGATTTACCACCCAAATGGCCTGGTTTATCTGCATTTTTCTTGCATGTTAAATAATGAATATAGTAAGTGTTTAGCACAAAATAGCATTTAAACCCTGGAGATTGGTGAATAATGCATTAGGAAATGTAATTTCATTAGTACTATGTTTCCTTTTTATCACATAACATGCTCAATAACTGGAT
Encoded here:
- the LOC138107148 gene encoding LOW QUALITY PROTEIN: transmembrane protein 50B-like (The sequence of the model RefSeq protein was modified relative to this genomic sequence to represent the inferred CDS: inserted 2 bases in 1 codon), translating into MAGFLDNFRWPECERIDWSECCNAIASIVAGVLFFPGWWIMIDVAVVYPKLEQLNHAFHTCGVFSTLAFFMINPVSNEQVRGDSYSDGCLGRTGAQIWLFIGFMLMFGSLIASMWILFGAYVTQNTNVYPGLAVFFQNALIFFSTXYKFGRTEEVWG